One Malaclemys terrapin pileata isolate rMalTer1 chromosome 7, rMalTer1.hap1, whole genome shotgun sequence genomic region harbors:
- the TRNT1 gene encoding CCA tRNA nucleotidyltransferase 1, mitochondrial isoform X1 encodes MWCQLFLQRCRGGLHLFPRTQRGVQIQGRHLVTMKLESPEFQSLFTPGLKSVAELFEKEKYELRIAGGAVRDLLNGTKPQDVDFATIATPTQMKEMFQSAGVRMINNKGEKHGTITARLHEQNFEITTLRIDVVTDGRHAEVEFTTDWEKDAERRDLTINSMFLGLDGTLFDYFRGYEDLKNKRVRFVGHASQRIREDYLRILRYFRFYGRIAEKPGDHEPNTLEAIKKNAKGLAGISGERIWVELKKILVGNHVNHLVRLMYELDVAHYIGLPVNGSLEEFDKVSKNVQNLFPKPMTVLTSLFKVQDDVIKLDLRLKISKEEKNLGLFIMKHRRDLIKAIDSPEPLKPYQDFIIDSREPDMNSRICELLKYQGEEHLLKEMQEWSVPSFPISGHDLRKMGISSGKEIGTVLQQLRDQWKKSGYQMDKEELLTCVKKV; translated from the exons ATGTGGTGTCAGCTGTTCCTGCAGCGCTGCAGGGGAggtctccacctcttcccccgcaCTCAGAGAGGGGTCCAGATCCAGGGACGGCACTTGGTCACCATGAAGCTGGAGTCTCCGGAATTCCAGTCTCTcttcaccccagggctgaagagTGTGGCAG AGTTATTTGAAAAGGAAAAGTATGAATTAAGAATAGCTGGAGGTGCTGTCAGAGATTTATTAAATGGAACGAAACCACAAGATGTGGACTTTGCCACCATTGCTACGCCTACTCAGATGAAGGAAATGTTCCAGTCTGCTGGTGTTCGTATGATCAATAACAAAGGAGAAAAACATGGAACCATTACTGCCAGG CTCCATGAACAGAACTTTGAAATTACCACACTTAGAATTGATGTAGTCACTGATGGACGACATGCAGAGGTGGAATTCACAACTGACTGGGAAAAAGATGCTGAAAGAAGAGATCTTACAATCAACTCTATGTTTTTAG GTTTGGATGGCACGCTTTTTGATTATTTCAGAGGTTACGAAGACTTAAAAAACAAGAGAGTCAGATTTGTAGGACATGCAAGCCAGAGAATACGAGAGGATTATTTACGAATACTGAGATATTTCAG GTTTTATGGAAGAATAGCAGAAAAGCCTGGTGACCATGAACCTAATACTCTGGAAGCaattaagaaaaatgccaaaGGTTTGGCTGGAATATCAGGAGAGAGGATTTGGGTGGAACTGAAAAAAATTCTTGTTGGAAACCACGTAAATCATTTGGTTCGACTTATGTATGAACTTGATGTTGCCCATTATATAG GATTACCTGTTAATGGGAGTTTAGAGGAATTTGACAAAGTCAGTAAAAATGTTCAGAATCTGTTTCCAAAACCAATGACCGTTCTAACATCACTGTTCAAGGTGCAGGATGATGTCATAAAACTCGATTTGAGGCTGAAAATCtcaaaagaagagaaaaaccTTGGCCTTTTTATAATGAAGCATAGAAGAGACTTAATCAAAGCTATAGATAGTCCAGAACCACTTAAACCATATCAAGACTTCATTATAGAT tCTAGAGAACCTGATATGAACTCCAGGATCTGTGAGCTTCTAAAATACCAAGGAGAAGAGCATCTTCTAAAGGAAATGCAAGAATGGTCTGTCCCTTCTTTTCCTATCAGTGGCCATGATTTAAGAAAAATGGGAATTTCTTCTGGAAAGGAAATTGGAACAGTGTTACAGCAGTTAAGGGATCAGTGGAAGAAGAGTGGTTACCAAATGGATAAAGAAGAACTCTTAACGTGTGTAAAGAAGGTGTAA
- the TRNT1 gene encoding CCA tRNA nucleotidyltransferase 1, mitochondrial isoform X2 — MWCQLFLQRCRGGLHLFPRTQRGVQIQGRHLVTMKLESPEFQSLFTPGLKSVAELFEKEKYELRIAGGAVRDLLNGTKPQDVDFATIATPTQMKEMFQSAGVRMINNKGEKHGTITARLHEQNFEITTLRIDVVTDGRHAEVEFTTDWEKDAERRDLTINSMFLGLDGTLFDYFRGYEDLKNKRVRFVGHASQRIREDYLRILRYFRFYGRIAEKPGDHEPNTLEAIKKNAKGLAGISGERIWVELKKILVGNHVNHLVRLMYELDVAHYIGLPVNGSLEEFDKVSKNVQNLFPKPMTVLTSLFKVQDDVIKLDLRLKISKEEKNLGLFIMKHRRDLIKAIDSPEPLKPYQDFIIDRT; from the exons ATGTGGTGTCAGCTGTTCCTGCAGCGCTGCAGGGGAggtctccacctcttcccccgcaCTCAGAGAGGGGTCCAGATCCAGGGACGGCACTTGGTCACCATGAAGCTGGAGTCTCCGGAATTCCAGTCTCTcttcaccccagggctgaagagTGTGGCAG AGTTATTTGAAAAGGAAAAGTATGAATTAAGAATAGCTGGAGGTGCTGTCAGAGATTTATTAAATGGAACGAAACCACAAGATGTGGACTTTGCCACCATTGCTACGCCTACTCAGATGAAGGAAATGTTCCAGTCTGCTGGTGTTCGTATGATCAATAACAAAGGAGAAAAACATGGAACCATTACTGCCAGG CTCCATGAACAGAACTTTGAAATTACCACACTTAGAATTGATGTAGTCACTGATGGACGACATGCAGAGGTGGAATTCACAACTGACTGGGAAAAAGATGCTGAAAGAAGAGATCTTACAATCAACTCTATGTTTTTAG GTTTGGATGGCACGCTTTTTGATTATTTCAGAGGTTACGAAGACTTAAAAAACAAGAGAGTCAGATTTGTAGGACATGCAAGCCAGAGAATACGAGAGGATTATTTACGAATACTGAGATATTTCAG GTTTTATGGAAGAATAGCAGAAAAGCCTGGTGACCATGAACCTAATACTCTGGAAGCaattaagaaaaatgccaaaGGTTTGGCTGGAATATCAGGAGAGAGGATTTGGGTGGAACTGAAAAAAATTCTTGTTGGAAACCACGTAAATCATTTGGTTCGACTTATGTATGAACTTGATGTTGCCCATTATATAG GATTACCTGTTAATGGGAGTTTAGAGGAATTTGACAAAGTCAGTAAAAATGTTCAGAATCTGTTTCCAAAACCAATGACCGTTCTAACATCACTGTTCAAGGTGCAGGATGATGTCATAAAACTCGATTTGAGGCTGAAAATCtcaaaagaagagaaaaaccTTGGCCTTTTTATAATGAAGCATAGAAGAGACTTAATCAAAGCTATAGATAGTCCAGAACCACTTAAACCATATCAAGACTTCATTATAGAT AGAACCTGA